A stretch of Gadus macrocephalus chromosome 17, ASM3116895v1 DNA encodes these proteins:
- the LOC132445695 gene encoding actin filament-associated protein 1-like encodes MPRLSTPETVRKNYKDGGSQCASLHHVFLTAAPPLVGVDQYKYGKNRVEADAKRLQAKDDELARRKQEIRNRLTQLKKERRDLRSAVEAAAGKRTLASLTERLKKVEDECKQKEEERVTLELEMTEVQESLKKALSGGVTLGLTIEPKSGSSTPQSPVAVRRTLESSPFSSCDTSDTESLCLPVNSASLLRRHPAGQKVPPVRGHVLRKAKEWEMKTGT; translated from the exons ATGCCCCGGCTTAGCACCCCCGAGACCGTGAGG AAAAACTACAAAGATGGCGGCTCACAATGTGCATCATTACATCATGTCTTCCtaaccgccgccccccccctggtAGGCGTGGACCAGTACAAGTACGGGAAGAACCGCGTGGAGGCGGACGCCAAGCGGCTGCAGGCCAAGGACGACGAGCTGGCCCGCAGGAAGCAGGAGATCCGCAACCGGCTCACCCAGCTCAAGAAGGAACGCCGCGACCTCCGGAGCGCCGTGGAGGCCGCCGCCG gcAAGCGGACCCTGGCCTCGCTGACGGAGCGCctgaagaaggtggaggacgagtgcaagcagaaggaggaggagcgcgtCACCCTGGAGCTGGAGATGACCGAGGTGCAGGAGAGCCTGAAGAAGGCCCTGAGCGGAGGGGTCACGCTGGGCCTCACCATCGAGCCCAAGTCCGGCAGCTCCACTCCTCAG TCCCCAGTGGCGGTGCGGCGGACCCTGGAGTCATCCCCGTTCTCAAGCTGTGACACCAGCGACACCGAGTCCCTGTGCCTGCCCGTCAACAGCGCCTCGCTGCTTCGCAGGCACCCGGCCGGCCAGAAGGTCCCCCCCGTCAGGGGCCATGTCCTCAGGAAGGCCAAG GAATGGGAGATGAAGACTGGCACATAA